In Paramormyrops kingsleyae isolate MSU_618 chromosome 13, PKINGS_0.4, whole genome shotgun sequence, a single window of DNA contains:
- the c13h11orf24 gene encoding uncharacterized protein C11orf24 homolog: MALGPFLAFWPIIGLLVAQSSSETPSTILPQPTAMNVTQCEQICSSTSGCINILFNSTTNECQLISCDGGSCQRKAEEELLSTGTPVNISTVAVNESVSKSGGAAFSSTAAPKSEPPPEKGVPMNTSHVTVPLLSTEKKPSATGTVMTELLRTGATKPPLITTVTMNSSMTTAANITTKPPTVTSTTVTAKPSDTTSLTTTPIPAKSLKTPTTTIKEPTKRLGATTVNKVPSPSSPTTPSTQATSRVPAHPATSPPKSSPGKDVREPNKAILDITASSLTRQVVDTSTLLAILIFGLLFFVVSVILFLTQAYESYKKKDYTQVDYLINGMYSDSGV, translated from the exons ATGGCACTAGGGCCCTTTCTTGCTTTCTGGCCTATTATCGGGCTGCTAGTGGCACAGTCTTCCTCCGAGACACCCTCAACAATCCTGCCCCAGCCGACGGCCATGAATGTTACTCAGTGTGAACAAATAT GTTCCTCTACTTCCGGCTGTATCAACATCCTGTTTAACAGCACCACTAATGAGTGCCAGTTAATAAGTTGCGATGGTGGCAGCTGCCAACGTAAAGCGGAGGAGGAGCTGTTGAGTACAG GCACCCCTGTAAATATCTCCACTGTTGCTGTCAATGAAAGTGTATCGAAATCTGGTGGGGCGGCCTTCAGTTCAACTGCGGCACCCAAAAGTGAACCCCCCCCCGAAAAGGGAGTCCCAATGAATACATCACATGTAACCGTGCCTCTCCTAAGTACTGAGAAAAAGCCTAGTGCAACAGGTACTGTCATGACGGAGCTCCTGAGGACGGGCGCAACCAAACCCCCACTGATCACCACGGTCACCATGAATTCCTCGATGACAACTGCAGCCAATATTACAACCAAGCCCCCTACAGTAACGTCAACCACCGTCACGGCAAAACCCTCAGACACGACCTCCCTGACGACCACCCCAATCCCAGCAAAGTCATTGAAGACACCCACTACCACGATAAAGGAGCCAACAAAACGATTAGGAGCCACTACGGTGAACAAAGTGCCGTCACCCTCCTCTCCGACGACCCCCAGCACTCAAGCTACCTCTAGGGTTCCTGCACACCCAGCAACTTCACCGCCGAAGAGTAGCCCGGGTAAGGATGTCAGAGAACCAAATAAAGCCATTTTAGACATTACTGCAAGCTCCCTGACCAGACAGGTGGTTGACACCAGCACTCTGCTAGCCATCCTTATCTTCGGCCTGCTTTTTTTTGTGGTCAGTGTGATTCTCTTCCTCACACAAGCCTATGAGAGCTACAAGAAGAAAGACTACACCCAAGTGGACTACTTAATAAATGGGATGTATTCAGATTCAGGAGTTTAA